One window of the Lonchura striata isolate bLonStr1 chromosome 9, bLonStr1.mat, whole genome shotgun sequence genome contains the following:
- the LOC110469780 gene encoding fatty-acid amide hydrolase 1, giving the protein MRVPLPALLGGSALLLLLLRWRRRRALWRKVAEAQERQELSLVRMEAAARRFREQHPSLKVASILSLPLPELSKKLRDGSLPLDHVFYAYVGKALQIATETNCITEFLQESETQLRKAKLMEKQGLLYGVPVSIKDSIDCQGHDSTLGFIKNLNKPAAEDSVVVQVLKRQGAIPFVKTNVPQSLISYDCKNLIFGQTRNPLMFTRTPGGSSGGEGALIGGGGSILGIGTDVGGSLRFPAAFCGICAIKPTGKRLSKRGVMAGVVGQKAVAAAVGPLAKDVESLALCLRALLCEDMFSLDTTVPPLPFNEEVYSSTKPLRIGYYETDFFTMPSPAMRRAVRETKELLEEAGHTLVPFELTNVDYVIFNYCVRGMFADGGSSFVRKFKGEMEKGGIGLFFWLAKAPHWLKTLLSWISKPFVPRFSSIIRSMKENTVDEVWSLHHEIEDFCHQFVSQWQKLNLDVMLCPMLGPALGIGYPAKLSVAVSYTMLYNALDFPAGVVPVTLVTDEDEEQLKGYKGYYQDWWDRTLAKAFRGSVGMPVAVQCVALPWQEELCLRFMKEVETLSLKKNSFF; this is encoded by the exons ATGCGGGTGCCGCTGCCCGCCCTGCTCGGCGGCtcggccctgctgctgctgctgctgcgatggcggcggcgccgggcgctCTGGAGGAAGGTGGCGGAGGCGCAGGAGCGGCAGGAGCTCAGCCTGGTGCGGAtggaggcggcggcgcggcgcttTCGGGAGCAG CATCCTTCCCTGAAGGTGGCCTCCATCCTCTCTCTGCCTCTGCCAGAGCTCTCCAAGAAGCTCCGAGATGGCTCCCTGCCTCTGGACCACGTCTTCTATGCCTATGTGGGCAAG GCCCTCCAAATTGCCACAGAAACCAACTGCATCACGGAGTTTCTGCAGGAAAGCGAGACCCAGCTCCGCAAAGCCAAGCTGATGGAGAAGCAGGGTCTGCTCTATGGCGTGCCTGTCAGCATCAAAGACTCCATCGACTGCCAG GGTCATGATTCCACGTTGGGCTTCATAAAAAACCTCAATAAGCCTGCAGCAGAGGACAGCGTGGTGGTGCAGGTACTCAAGAGACAGGGGGCAATTCCATTTGTCAAAACCAATGTCCCCCAGTCCCTCATCAG CTATGACTGCAAGAACTTAATCTTTGGTCAGACCCGCAACCCCCTGATGTTCACCAGGACCCCCGGAGGCTCCTCTGGTGGAGAAGGAGCACTTATAGGAGGTGGTGGGTCCATCTTGGGCATTGGGACAGATGTAGGAGGGAGCCTGCgttttcctgctgccttctgTGGGATCTGTGCAATCAAACCCACAGGGAAGAGGCTCAG CAAAAGAGGAGTAATGGCTGGAGTCGTTGGGCAGAAGGCAG tggctgcagcagtgGGACCACTGGCAAAAGACGTGGAGAGCCTGGCGCTGTGCCTGCGGGCGCTCCTGTGCGAGGACATGTTCAGCCTGGACACCACAGTGCCACCCCTCCCCTTCAATGAAGAG gtgtATTCCAGCACAAAACCCCTCCGCATAGGCTACTACGAGACCGATTTCTTCACCATGCCCAGCCCGGCCATGAGACGCGCTGTCCGCGAGACCAAGGAGCTCTTGGAGGAGGCTGGCCACACG CTGGTGCCCTTTGAACTCACAAATGTGGACTACGTGATCTTTAACTACTGTGTCAGGGGAATGTTTGCAGATGGAGGCAGCTCCTTTGTCAGGAAATT CAAAGGGGAGATGGAGAAAGGAGGCATTGGGCTGTTCTTCTGGCTGGCAAAGGCACCACATTGGCTGAAAACTCTCCTCTCCTGGATTTCCAAACCTTTT GTGCCTCGATTTTCAAGTATCATAAGAAGTATGAAAGAAAA CACAGTGGATGAAGTCTGGAGCCTTCATCATGAAATCGAG GACTTCTGCCACCAGTTCGTTTCCCAGTGGCAGAAGCTGAATCTGGATGTGATGCTGTGCCCCATGCTGGGCCCTGCTCTCGGCATCGGCTACCCCGCGAAGCTCTCAG TGGCAGTCAGCTACACCATGCTCTACAACGCCTTGGACTTCCCTGCTGGCGTCGTCCCCGTCACGCTGGTGacggatgaggacgaggagcagctgaagggcTACAAGGGATACTACCAGGACTGGTGGGACCGGACCCTGGCGAAG GCTTTCCGTGGCAGTGTGGGGATGCCCGTGGCCGTGCAGTGCGTGGCCTTGCCctggcaggaggagctgtgccTGCGCTTCATGAAGGAGGTGGAGACCCTCAGCCTGAAGAAGAACAGCTTCTTCTGa